The Deinococcus roseus genome has a window encoding:
- a CDS encoding aminotransferase class III-fold pyridoxal phosphate-dependent enzyme, with translation MDSKEVIQQNRDYTLFSWSVQSQANPIHIAGGKGAYFFDGDGNHWLDFSSQLININVGHQHPKVLEAIKKQVDELCFAAPAFASKPRGELGKRLAEVTGLAKSFFTLGGSEANENAIKIARLYTGRDKIITRYRSYHGATMGSMTASGDPRRWAVEPGIPGVVRAFDPYCYRCPFGKQPDWCHRECVSHIEEIIQMEGPHTIAAILVEGITGSNGLLVPPDDYYPKLRALCDKYGILLIDDEVMSGFGRTGTYLATQHYGIQPDIVTCAKGLTSGYMPLGAVIVSEKIAQHFENTMLWGGLTYSSHPVSCAAAIANLDVYEEERIFDNVNSLGHHLGQRLEAMKAKFDCVGDVRYIGLFSVIELVRNKETREPLAPFNGSSPEMQKLAAYLKSKYIYAFVRFNMVWVCPPLVISQEDLDKGLDVYEEALALVDDLIKAPAAD, from the coding sequence ATGGACAGCAAAGAAGTCATCCAGCAGAACCGCGATTACACCCTGTTCTCCTGGTCGGTGCAGAGCCAGGCCAACCCCATCCACATTGCAGGAGGAAAAGGCGCATATTTCTTCGATGGGGACGGCAACCACTGGCTGGATTTCAGTTCGCAGCTGATCAACATCAATGTGGGGCACCAGCATCCCAAAGTGCTGGAAGCCATCAAGAAGCAGGTGGATGAACTGTGTTTCGCTGCACCTGCCTTTGCCAGCAAGCCCAGAGGGGAACTCGGGAAGCGCCTTGCAGAAGTGACGGGCCTTGCCAAGAGCTTCTTCACGCTCGGGGGCAGTGAAGCCAACGAGAACGCCATCAAGATCGCCCGCCTGTACACCGGACGGGACAAGATCATCACCCGGTACCGCAGTTACCACGGGGCCACCATGGGGTCCATGACGGCTTCGGGAGATCCCAGACGCTGGGCTGTGGAACCTGGAATCCCGGGTGTGGTGCGGGCTTTTGATCCTTACTGTTACCGCTGTCCTTTTGGCAAGCAGCCCGACTGGTGCCACCGGGAGTGCGTGAGCCACATCGAGGAGATCATCCAGATGGAAGGCCCCCACACCATTGCCGCCATTCTGGTGGAGGGCATCACAGGCAGCAACGGCCTGCTGGTTCCCCCGGACGATTACTACCCTAAACTGCGTGCCCTGTGCGACAAGTACGGCATCTTGCTCATCGACGATGAGGTGATGAGCGGGTTCGGACGCACCGGAACCTACCTGGCGACCCAGCATTACGGCATCCAGCCCGACATCGTGACCTGTGCCAAGGGCCTGACCTCCGGGTACATGCCTCTGGGGGCCGTGATCGTGTCTGAAAAAATCGCCCAGCACTTCGAGAACACCATGCTCTGGGGTGGCCTGACCTACTCCAGCCACCCGGTCAGTTGCGCTGCTGCCATTGCCAACCTGGATGTTTACGAGGAAGAACGCATTTTTGACAATGTGAACAGCCTCGGACACCACCTGGGCCAGCGCCTGGAAGCCATGAAAGCCAAATTCGATTGCGTTGGAGATGTGCGTTACATCGGGCTTTTCAGTGTGATCGAACTGGTCAGAAACAAGGAAACCAGGGAGCCTCTGGCCCCCTTCAACGGCAGCTCCCCAGAAATGCAGAAACTGGCCGCTTACCTGAAGAGCAAGTACATCTACGCTTTTGTGCGGTTCAACATGGTGTGGGTGTGCCCCCCTCTGGTGATCAGCCAGGAGGACCTGGACAAGGGTCTGGACGTGTACGAAGAAGCCCTGGCCCTGGTGGATGACCTGATCAAGGCACCTGCAGCAGATTGA
- a CDS encoding CoA-acylating methylmalonate-semialdehyde dehydrogenase encodes MTISQDIKRISHWVNGSITPSTSGRHGNVFNPATGEVQAHVDFASTEELDHVIEVAKQAFKTWRNTPLSKRADILFKFRDLVDRNRLELARLLTAEHGKVTSDALGEIARGLENVEFACGIPNLLKGNYSEQASTGVDVYSIPQPLGVVAGITPFNFPAMVPMWMFANAIGCGNTFILKPSEKDPSASLFMADLLKQAGLPDGVFNVIHGDKLAVDHLLSHKDIAAVSFVGSTPIAQYVYETGTKHGKRVQALGGAKNHMLVLPDADVNMAADAAVSAAYGSAGERCMAISVVVAVGGVGDQLIEAISERLPKLKVGPGNDPQNEMGPLITREHRDKVASYIAGAADQGATLVVDGRKTEVPGNGFFLGVSLIDHVTSDMACYKDEIFGPVLCVVRADTYEEGLGLINDNPYGNGTAIFTRDGGAARKFQFECNAGMVGVNVPIPVPVAYYSFGGWKASLFGDTHMYGPDGIKFFTRTKVVTSRWPDPSTSKVDLGFPQTR; translated from the coding sequence ATGACCATTTCGCAGGACATCAAACGCATCAGCCACTGGGTCAACGGATCCATCACCCCCAGCACCAGCGGCAGGCACGGCAATGTGTTCAATCCAGCCACTGGAGAAGTGCAGGCCCATGTGGATTTTGCCAGCACCGAAGAACTCGACCATGTCATTGAAGTGGCAAAACAGGCCTTCAAGACCTGGAGGAACACCCCGCTTTCCAAACGGGCAGACATCCTGTTCAAATTCCGGGATCTGGTGGACCGCAACCGTCTGGAACTGGCCAGACTGCTGACTGCAGAGCACGGCAAGGTCACCAGCGACGCTTTGGGAGAGATTGCCAGAGGTCTGGAAAACGTGGAATTTGCCTGCGGCATCCCCAACCTCCTCAAAGGCAATTACAGTGAGCAGGCTTCCACAGGTGTGGACGTTTACTCGATTCCTCAGCCCCTGGGTGTGGTGGCTGGAATCACCCCTTTCAACTTTCCTGCGATGGTTCCGATGTGGATGTTTGCCAATGCCATCGGGTGTGGAAACACCTTCATCCTGAAACCCAGCGAGAAGGATCCCAGTGCCAGCCTTTTTATGGCTGACCTGCTCAAACAGGCTGGACTCCCTGATGGGGTGTTCAACGTGATCCATGGAGACAAACTGGCTGTGGACCACCTGCTGTCCCACAAGGACATTGCAGCGGTGAGTTTCGTGGGGTCCACCCCGATTGCCCAGTACGTCTATGAAACTGGAACGAAGCATGGGAAGCGGGTGCAGGCCCTGGGTGGAGCCAAGAACCACATGCTGGTGCTTCCCGATGCCGATGTGAACATGGCTGCAGATGCTGCAGTTTCTGCAGCTTATGGGTCTGCTGGAGAGCGCTGCATGGCCATTTCAGTGGTGGTGGCTGTGGGCGGGGTGGGCGATCAACTCATCGAGGCCATCTCCGAACGCCTCCCAAAACTCAAAGTCGGTCCCGGCAACGATCCCCAGAACGAAATGGGACCCCTGATCACCAGAGAACACCGCGACAAAGTGGCTTCTTACATTGCAGGGGCAGCAGATCAGGGCGCAACCCTGGTGGTGGATGGCCGCAAAACCGAGGTTCCAGGAAACGGTTTCTTCCTGGGGGTCAGCCTGATTGACCATGTGACTTCTGACATGGCCTGCTACAAAGACGAGATTTTCGGTCCGGTGCTCTGTGTGGTCCGTGCAGACACCTATGAAGAGGGTCTGGGCCTGATCAACGACAACCCTTATGGCAACGGAACAGCCATTTTCACCCGTGATGGTGGGGCTGCACGCAAATTCCAGTTTGAGTGCAACGCTGGCATGGTCGGTGTGAATGTGCCCATTCCTGTGCCTGTGGCCTATTACAGCTTTGGAGGATGGAAGGCCAGCCTGTTTGGTGACACCCACATGTACGGTCCAGATGGCATCAAGTTCTTCACCCGCACCAAGGTGGTGACCAGCCGCTGGCCCGATCCCAGCACGTCCAAAGTGGATCTGGGTTTTCCACAAACCCGTTGA
- the trhA gene encoding PAQR family membrane homeostasis protein TrhA, producing MIKLLREPINALTHWFGAVMAVVLTVLLCIFAFRGGVHWWPFLVYGISMILLYLASATLHSVRARDAVLQWLTKLDHSAIFLLIAGSYTPVAYFALPPVWAKWTLIGVWSIALAGVILKLVTLNIHRWVSTGLYLLMGWGSVLLVPQLLHVYSWPPVIWIALGGIFYSLGAVVYGTKRFNPIPGVFGYHEIWHLFVLAGTASHATAMFYLTRAAMSA from the coding sequence ATGATCAAGCTCCTGCGTGAACCCATCAACGCCCTGACCCACTGGTTTGGGGCGGTCATGGCCGTGGTCCTCACGGTGCTGTTGTGCATTTTTGCTTTTCGTGGTGGGGTTCACTGGTGGCCTTTTCTGGTGTATGGCATCAGCATGATTTTGCTGTACCTGGCCAGTGCCACCCTGCACTCTGTGCGGGCCAGAGACGCTGTGCTGCAATGGCTGACCAAACTGGACCACAGTGCCATCTTTCTGCTGATTGCGGGCAGCTATACGCCTGTGGCCTACTTTGCCCTCCCTCCTGTCTGGGCCAAATGGACCCTGATTGGGGTGTGGAGCATCGCTCTGGCAGGGGTGATCCTGAAACTGGTGACCCTCAACATTCACCGCTGGGTGTCCACCGGACTGTACCTGCTGATGGGCTGGGGCAGTGTGTTGCTGGTGCCTCAACTGCTGCATGTCTACTCCTGGCCTCCTGTGATCTGGATTGCACTGGGCGGAATTTTTTATTCCCTGGGTGCAGTGGTTTATGGCACCAAACGCTTCAATCCCATTCCTGGCGTGTTTGGCTACCATGAAATCTGGCATTTGTTCGTGCTGGCGGGAACGGCCAGCCATGCCACAGCCATGTTTTACCTGACCAGAGCCGCAATGTCTGCCTGA